The proteins below are encoded in one region of Lactuca sativa cultivar Salinas chromosome 3, Lsat_Salinas_v11, whole genome shotgun sequence:
- the LOC128132935 gene encoding uncharacterized protein LOC128132935, producing MVRGLLVKDFITFEKCVSCAQGKHHRKPHLPKQVNSISQVLQLLHMDFFGPVNVLSINRSSYCLVVIDDFSRFTWVFFLSHKAGISELIKKFIVLVENQTNNRVRALLNDNRTEFKNSVLDYLCAEKGILRQFSSAHTPQQNGVAERRNRTLKDAARTMLCDSKLPVFFWAEAINTDCYVQNRVLINKAQMKTPSDSHWKSISEDEDEEFVYKPVSKSFASSKGKAKASLEGETSGSHKGGSPATSEGKPSAAPEGESSATSSGESSATRQRRPFLEHDSPQSVHTDSSDAEATPHISTEKEFIPNDASTVSSTFMELLFPDLIADEYVAEPSSAAQPANEGVSVVGIVMGNEITK from the exons atggtccgtgggcTGCTCGTCAAGGACTTCATTACGTTTGAGAAATGTGTGTCGtgtgctcaaggaaagcatcatagaaagcCACACTTGCCAAAACAGGTCAATTCAATTAGCCAAGTACTTCAATTACTTCATATGGATTTTTTTGGTCCAGTAAATGTTCTAAGCATAAACAGAAGCTCTTactgtctggttgtgattgatgacttctctcgatttacgtgGGTCTTCTTTCTATCCCACAAAGCTGGCATttctgaattgatcaagaagttcatAGTATTAGTTGAGAACCAGACCAACAATCGGGTGAGGGCGCTTCTTAACGATAACAGAACAGAGTTTAAGAATTCTGTTCTCGATTATTTATGTGCGGAAAAGGGTATTTTACGTCAATTTAGTTCGGCTCATACAcctcagcaaaatggtgttgcCGAAAGACGGAACAGAACGCTAAAGGACGCTGCAAGAACAATGCTGTGTGATTCAAAGCTGCCAGTTTTCTTCTGGGCTGAGGCGATAAACACTGAttgttatgttcagaatcgagtgcttatcaacaaagctcagatgaaaacTCC AAGTGATTCGCACTGGAAGAgtatctctgaagatgaagacgaagaattTGTGTACAAGCCTGTATCTAAATCCTTTGCTTCATCGAAAGGGAAAGCTAAAGCTTCACTTGAGGGAGAGACCTCTGGTTCGCATAAGGGAGGATCTCCTGCCACATCTGAGGGGAAGCCTTCTGCTGcacctgagggggagtcttctgcaacATCTTCGGGAGAGTCCTCTGCTACTCGTCAAAGGAGGCCATTTTTGGAACATGATAGTCCTCAATCAGTCCATACTGATTCTTCTGATGCTGAAGCGACTCCTCACATATCTACAGAGAAAGAGTTCATTCCAAATGATGCTTCCACTGTCTCTTCAACCTTtatggaattactctttcctgatcttattgCAGATGAGTATGTCGCAGAACCATCTAGTGCTGCTCaaccagcaaatgaaggag